The Chrysemys picta bellii isolate R12L10 chromosome 16, ASM1138683v2, whole genome shotgun sequence DNA window ggatcagagcaggggggcctgggagccaggactcctgggttctctccccagctctgggaggggagtgggggctggtgggttagagcagggggggctgggagtcaggactcctgggttctctccccggctctgggaggggagcagggtgggctgtgagccaggactcctgggttctctccccggctctgggagggcagtgggggctggtgggttagagcaggacgggcaaggagccaggactcctgggttctctccctggctctgggaggggagtgggggctggtggctcagagcaggggggctgggagcccggacgcctgggttcaccCCCTGGGCTTAGCCCGGCTGTACCTCTGAACTGGGGCTGGACGTACATATTGTCCATGTAGACGTTCCTGCCCTTCCAGGAGCTGTAGGTGTAGGTGGACAGGACGTAACCCACGATGCTGCCACCTGGTGGGGGAACGGCAGAGtcttgggctggggcaggatctGCCAACGTCACCCCAGGACCCACCCGCCTCCAGCGCCAGCAGCCGGTAGCTGTACGGGGCCCATGACACACAGGGAGCCGTCAGCATCCTAGCCAGTGTGGGGCAGAAACGCGCACAACAGCACGGTGCGGCGTCGCACGGGTGCACACACCAAAGGTGAGCAGTGTTGCACGTGTGATTACACACCAGCAGGGGGCGGCGTCGCACGAGCGcacacacaccagcagggggGCGGCGTCGCACGAGCGcacacacaccagcagggggCGGCGTCGCACGAGCGcacacacaccagcagggggCGGTGTCGCacgagcgcacacacacacacaccagcagggggCGGCGTCGCACGAGCGcacacacaccagcagggggCGGCGTCGCACAAGCGCACACACCTACCCTCCTTGTTCGTCTCCCCGGGGGGCAGCTCCGCCAGGTAGCAGTCATACTGGGGTCGCGCCCCGAACCCGTCCTCTCTCAGCgctgggcaggggaaggagagacacACGTCAGACTCAGCACGCCCCCCCCCAGGGTGTGGGAAAGGGGGGGCACCGGAGTGGGGCACCAGGGGGGGGGCGCTGCTGAATGGGGGGGAGCCAGAGCCGTGGGGCAAGCGGTGTGCAGagccagagacacccccccagcacccctccctgttcagacctcctccccctctgcccccatccctccccctctgctagaacccccctctgcccaggacccctccccctctgccccccatcccaccccccacaAAGGCTCTTACCTTCCAGGGTGACTTTCACATCGGTGGGGGGCACCTTGTAATCAATGGCCAACTCCTGCAACAGACAGCCCCCACCTGAGCGCCCCAGAGCCGCCGCTGCcccctgggccccagccccccgcccccgaggACCAGTCCCCTGCGCCCCCCATCCTGAGACTCTCCCTGTCCCAAcctccagactcctgggttctctccccggcgctaggagggaggggaggggaggggggctggtgggtagagcagcgggggctgggagccaggactcctgggttctctccccggctctgggaggggagtgggggctggtgggtagagcgggggggctgggagccaggactcctgggttctctccccagctctgggaggggagtgggggctggtgggtcagagcagggggggctgggagccaggactcctgggttctctccccagctctgggaggggagtggaggctggtaggttggggtggagggctgggagccaggacccctcTCCTCCTCACTTTGATGAACTGCAGGATGACTTTGCAGTCTTTCACCGTGCACGGTCGGATGATGCAGTTCATGGTGCTGGCTCCCTCCTCTGCCTCTTTCCCTTCCTGTCCCTTGGTCTCCTGCTGCCCCTTTAAGAGCAGCTGCCGGGgcgagatgggggtggggctacACAGGTGGGAGTTGTGTCCCACCCCTGAGTCTCAAGTGGCAGCGAATCAGTTCGCTCCAGCGGCAGGAGGGGGCGCCTGGCAGGAAGGAGCCATCCCACGGCAGGCACCAAACAGAGGGGATCCCACCGCCGAAACCAAACAGGGGATCCCACCGCTGGCACCAAACAGAGGGGATCCCACCGCCGAAACCAAACAGGGGATCCACCGCTGGCACCAAACAGAGGGGATCCCACCGCCCGAAACCAAACAGGGGATCCCACTGCTGGCACCAAACAGAGGGAATCCCACTGTTAACACCAAGCAACCTCTGATTCAAAGGAGCTTGGGGCCAGAGGGAAGGAGCTTCCATCTCCCCGCATAGGGAGTAATAGgggacctgggggtggggggagcaggtctGCAGCCACAActgggtttgggatggaggaaaTATATGGGGAGCGAGGAAGGTGAGCATGTGcggacagatggggaactaaaatggagccagggctcctgggttatgggctgaggtctgggaggggagtagggtgggattcaggactcctgggttctctccccagcggTGGGAGCGGGTTTTAGTAGGTCAGAGGGGAGTTCAAAACACACAATGGCCGCaagctggggatggaacccaggagtcctggctcccagccccccccctctaaccaccagcccccgcctcccctcccagagccggggagagaacccaggagtcctggctcccagcccccctgctctgacccaccagccccactcccctcccagagccggggacccaggagtcctggctcccagcccccctcctctgacccaccagccccactcccctcccagagccaggggagagaacccaggagtcccagctcccagcccccctgctctgacccaccagcccccactcccttcccagagcaggggagagaacccaggagtcctggctcccagccccccctgctctaacccaccagcccccactcccctcccagagccgggagagaccccatgagtcctggctcccagccccccctgctctgacccaccagcccccactgccctcccagagcaggggaga harbors:
- the LOC135975915 gene encoding thialysine N-epsilon-acetyltransferase-like, giving the protein MNCIIRPCTVKDCKVILQFIKELAIDYKVPPTDVKVTLEALREDGFGARPQYDCYLAELPPGETNKEGGSIVGYVLSTYTYSSWKGRNVYMDNMYVQPQFRGRQIGKQLLEKASQAAIAKGCCQLRMHVGNWKANEMGFLAHHGGEDLTAKEGWALFRFEEDALRRLAARSTF